From the genome of Virgibacillus proomii, one region includes:
- a CDS encoding PolC-type DNA polymerase III: protein MDITKKEKMDVLLKQLQMSEDQLVYFKDSYLNKLEIVKHTKTWHFHICTKKVLPCEVYQLFKHRLQTCFQKIANIDVSIETTEKTCDEANTLKYWQDFIHSAAQLSPAYKDMVLNQTPEVDGNNIMLTARNEAEALAVKKRLEESFKHFCVKAGLPRYVIKIDVRTEIEALQRFKQQTAVEDQKIVQRTVQEKEKRDQTKLQSDNKPVMLGYKIQDEPIHMEEIIEEERRVTVQGYIFSVDIRELRSGRSLLIAKVTDYTDSLQIKMFSKGDEDREKFKAVKEGIWIKARGSIQTDMYSNELVMMANDIQEIRVEPRKDTAPEDEKRVELHAHTTMSQMDAVVSPTNLIAQAAKWGHQAVAITDHAGVQGFPEAHHAGEKHGIKVLYGVEANLVDDGVPIAYNEHDIDLATGTYIVFDVETTGLSAVYDTIIELAAVKIHQGEIIDRFESFANPHHPLSQTTIDLTGITDEMVQDAPEVDDVLRDFRNWMEDGILVAHNASFDMGFLNQGLQKIGYDKSENAVIDTLELARFLFPQLKNHRLNTLCKHLDIELTQHHRAIYDAEATGYLLWKLVQELLKKDITNHNQLNNHMGEGNAYQRSRPFHCTLIAKTEEGLKNIYKLVSYAHIDYFYRVPRLPRSLLQKYRHGILVGSACDQGEVFETMMQKSEDEAENVAQFYDYIEVQPPANYAHLIEKDLVQNEAQILDIIKKLVKLGERIGKRVVATGNVHYLDEQDQIYRQILIASQAGNPLNRVTLPQTPFRTTNEMLNEFQFLGEKKAKEIVITNTNLIADEIEEISPVKDGLFTPTIEGAEEEIRDLCYTRAKKIYGEPLPKIVSERLEKELKSIIGHGFSVIYLISQKLVKKSLEDGYLVGSRGSVGSSFVATMTEITEVNPLPPHYICKECHYHEFITDGSVGSGFDLPDKDCPTCQTPLTKDGQDIPFETFLGFKGDKVPDIDLNFSGSYQPRAHNYTKELFGIDNVYRAGTIGTIAEKTAYGYVKGYASDNQLALKNAEVDRLVKGCTGVKRTTGQHPGGIIVVPDDKEIYDFTPIQYPADDRNSEWRTTHFDFHSIHDNLLKLDILGHDDPTVIRMLQDLSGIDPKTIPTDDPDVMTIFSGTEALGVTPEQINCKTGTLGVPEFGTKFVRQMLEDTKPKTFAELVIISGLSHGTDVWLGNAQELINNGICELPDVIGCRDDIMVYLMHKGLEASLAFKIMEFVRKGKGLKDEWITEMKKHNVPDWYIESCKKIKYMFPKAHAAAYVLMAVRIAYFKVHYPIYFYAAYFTVRADDFELDTMIQGANAIRKRIEAITAKGNDASPKEKSLLTVLEISLEMCERGFSFNKVDLYKSSATEFIVDGDSLIPPFNAVDGLGTNAALNIVKAREEGEFLSKEDLRERSKISKTVLEYLDNHGCLEGMAEQNQLSLF from the coding sequence ATGGATATAACAAAAAAAGAAAAAATGGATGTACTGTTAAAACAACTGCAGATGTCGGAAGATCAGTTAGTCTATTTTAAAGATAGCTACTTAAATAAATTGGAAATAGTAAAACATACAAAAACATGGCATTTTCACATTTGTACGAAAAAAGTGTTACCCTGTGAAGTTTATCAGCTGTTTAAACATCGCTTGCAAACATGCTTTCAAAAGATTGCGAATATTGATGTTTCGATTGAAACGACAGAAAAGACTTGTGATGAAGCTAATACGTTAAAATATTGGCAGGATTTCATTCATTCGGCTGCACAATTATCACCGGCATATAAGGACATGGTGTTAAACCAGACCCCAGAAGTTGACGGTAATAATATTATGTTAACTGCAAGAAATGAAGCAGAAGCATTAGCAGTTAAAAAACGCTTAGAAGAATCATTTAAACATTTCTGTGTAAAAGCGGGTTTGCCTAGATATGTAATTAAAATTGACGTTAGAACAGAGATCGAGGCTTTACAACGGTTTAAGCAACAAACAGCAGTTGAAGATCAGAAAATCGTTCAAAGGACAGTGCAAGAAAAAGAAAAACGCGATCAAACGAAACTCCAATCTGATAACAAGCCGGTCATGTTAGGCTATAAAATACAGGATGAGCCAATTCATATGGAAGAAATCATCGAAGAAGAACGCAGGGTAACCGTGCAAGGGTATATTTTTTCTGTTGACATACGTGAGTTGCGTTCGGGAAGAAGCTTGCTGATTGCTAAAGTAACCGATTATACCGACTCTCTCCAAATCAAGATGTTCTCAAAAGGAGATGAAGACAGAGAAAAATTTAAAGCTGTCAAAGAAGGGATATGGATTAAAGCCCGAGGCAGCATCCAAACAGATATGTATTCCAATGAATTAGTAATGATGGCAAATGACATACAAGAAATCAGAGTCGAGCCACGTAAAGATACAGCACCAGAGGACGAGAAAAGAGTGGAATTACATGCACATACGACGATGAGTCAAATGGATGCAGTTGTTTCACCAACCAATCTAATCGCACAAGCTGCTAAATGGGGACATCAAGCAGTAGCTATAACTGATCACGCTGGTGTTCAAGGCTTTCCGGAAGCACATCATGCAGGGGAAAAACATGGAATTAAAGTGCTGTATGGAGTAGAGGCGAATTTAGTTGATGATGGTGTACCAATTGCCTACAACGAACATGATATTGATTTAGCCACAGGTACATATATTGTCTTTGACGTTGAAACGACAGGTTTATCGGCTGTGTATGACACAATAATTGAGCTGGCGGCCGTAAAAATTCACCAAGGTGAAATTATTGATCGATTTGAGTCTTTTGCCAACCCACACCATCCATTATCCCAAACAACCATTGACCTTACCGGAATTACCGACGAGATGGTACAAGATGCTCCAGAAGTAGATGATGTATTACGAGACTTTCGAAATTGGATGGAAGATGGTATTTTAGTTGCGCACAATGCCAGTTTTGATATGGGATTTTTAAACCAAGGCTTACAAAAAATCGGGTATGATAAATCGGAAAATGCTGTCATTGATACATTAGAACTAGCCAGGTTTCTTTTCCCTCAGTTAAAAAATCACCGTTTAAATACATTGTGTAAACATTTGGACATTGAACTAACGCAGCATCACCGAGCTATTTATGACGCAGAGGCAACGGGATATTTATTGTGGAAGCTTGTGCAAGAATTGTTAAAAAAAGATATTACAAATCACAATCAATTGAACAATCATATGGGTGAAGGAAATGCGTATCAACGCTCCAGACCGTTTCATTGTACATTAATTGCGAAGACAGAAGAAGGGCTTAAAAACATTTATAAACTAGTGTCCTATGCCCATATTGATTATTTCTACCGTGTACCGAGATTACCTAGATCACTATTACAAAAATATCGTCATGGTATATTAGTAGGTTCCGCATGTGACCAAGGTGAAGTCTTTGAAACAATGATGCAAAAATCAGAAGATGAAGCGGAAAACGTGGCACAATTCTATGATTATATTGAAGTGCAACCACCGGCAAATTATGCCCATTTAATTGAAAAAGATTTGGTGCAAAATGAAGCACAAATACTAGATATTATTAAGAAACTAGTAAAATTAGGAGAAAGAATTGGCAAACGTGTAGTAGCAACCGGTAATGTTCATTATTTAGATGAACAAGATCAAATTTATCGGCAAATTCTCATTGCCTCTCAAGCAGGAAATCCGTTAAATCGGGTTACATTACCGCAAACACCTTTTCGTACTACCAATGAGATGCTAAACGAATTTCAATTTTTAGGAGAAAAGAAAGCAAAAGAAATTGTGATCACAAACACGAATTTAATTGCCGATGAAATAGAAGAAATATCTCCAGTAAAGGATGGATTATTCACTCCAACGATTGAAGGAGCGGAAGAAGAAATAAGAGACCTTTGTTATACAAGAGCTAAAAAAATATACGGCGAACCGCTTCCGAAAATTGTTTCCGAACGATTAGAAAAAGAATTAAAGAGTATTATTGGACATGGTTTTAGTGTCATTTATCTTATTTCTCAAAAACTAGTGAAAAAATCATTGGAGGATGGGTATTTGGTTGGCTCTAGGGGCTCTGTTGGTTCATCATTTGTCGCAACGATGACCGAAATAACAGAGGTAAATCCTTTGCCACCGCATTATATTTGTAAAGAATGCCACTATCATGAATTTATTACGGATGGTTCTGTCGGAAGCGGGTTTGATCTTCCAGATAAGGACTGCCCAACATGTCAAACTCCATTAACAAAAGATGGACAAGACATCCCATTTGAAACTTTTTTAGGTTTTAAAGGAGATAAAGTACCAGATATTGATCTAAACTTTTCAGGTTCTTATCAACCGAGAGCCCATAATTATACAAAAGAACTGTTTGGAATTGATAATGTTTATCGTGCAGGAACGATTGGAACGATCGCTGAAAAGACGGCTTACGGCTATGTAAAGGGTTATGCGTCTGATAATCAGCTTGCCTTAAAAAATGCTGAAGTGGATCGATTAGTAAAAGGTTGTACAGGCGTAAAACGGACAACCGGGCAACACCCCGGTGGTATTATTGTTGTACCTGATGATAAGGAGATTTATGATTTTACGCCTATTCAATATCCGGCTGATGATCGAAATAGTGAGTGGCGAACGACTCATTTTGACTTCCACTCTATCCATGATAATTTATTGAAGTTAGATATTCTTGGCCACGATGATCCAACCGTAATACGAATGTTACAAGATCTAAGCGGAATTGATCCAAAGACGATCCCAACGGATGATCCGGATGTAATGACTATTTTTTCAGGAACAGAAGCGCTTGGGGTGACCCCGGAACAAATTAACTGTAAAACAGGGACATTGGGTGTTCCGGAATTTGGAACGAAATTTGTGCGGCAAATGCTTGAAGATACAAAGCCTAAAACATTTGCAGAACTTGTTATTATCTCTGGCTTATCACATGGTACAGATGTGTGGCTTGGTAATGCGCAAGAGTTGATTAATAATGGGATATGTGAATTGCCGGATGTTATCGGTTGTCGAGATGATATCATGGTTTACCTCATGCACAAAGGGCTTGAAGCTTCTTTAGCATTTAAAATTATGGAGTTTGTCCGTAAAGGTAAAGGGCTAAAAGATGAATGGATTACAGAAATGAAGAAACATAATGTGCCAGATTGGTATATTGAATCTTGTAAAAAGATTAAATATATGTTCCCGAAAGCTCACGCAGCTGCATACGTGTTAATGGCTGTGCGAATTGCTTATTTTAAAGTTCATTATCCAATCTATTTTTACGCAGCTTATTTTACAGTTCGAGCAGATGATTTTGAACTGGATACGATGATCCAAGGAGCCAATGCTATACGTAAGCGAATTGAAGCTATTACAGCAAAAGGAAATGACGCTTCACCAAAGGAAAAAAGTTTATTAACGGTGTTAGAGATTTCACTTGAAATGTGCGAAAGAGGTTTTTCATTTAACAAAGTGGATTTATATAAATCTAGTGCGACGGAGTTTATCGTCGATGGGGATTCCTTAATCCCACCATTTAATGCTGTTGATGGACTAGGCACAAATGCTGCGTTAAATATTGTCAAAGCTAGAGAAGAAGGAGAGTTTCTATCCAAGGAAGATCTGCGGGAAAGAAGTAAAATTTCTAAAACCGTATTGGAATATTTGGACAATCACGGCTGCTTAGAGGGAATGGCTGAGCAAAATCAACTATCCTTATTCTAG
- the nusA gene encoding transcription termination factor NusA, translated as MSTQLFDAIDNLAKEKGIDKEILLEALEAALISAYKKNFKSATNVRVELNEETGKMRVFSRKTVVEEVEDTQQELSIDEAKEINPNYEVDDIVEVEVTPKNFGRIAAQAAKQVVTQRVREAERGVIYSEFADREEDVMTGIIQRKDPRFVYVNLGKIEAKLAESEQMPTEEYNIHDRIKVFVTKVENTSKGPQIYISRSHPGLLKRLFEMEVPEIYDGIVEIKSVAREAGDRSKISVYARDPEIDPVGSCVGQKGQRVQAIVNELKGEKIDIVEWSDDPTIYVSNALSPSKVIKVLVNEEEKATKVIVPDYQLSLAIGKRGQNARLAAKLTGWKIDIKSESEAKEEGLLDETDEAYSDNEESLFE; from the coding sequence GTGAGTACGCAGTTGTTCGATGCCATTGATAATTTAGCAAAAGAAAAAGGAATTGATAAGGAGATTCTATTGGAGGCCTTGGAAGCCGCGTTGATTTCAGCATACAAGAAAAATTTTAAATCAGCAACAAACGTTCGTGTTGAGCTTAATGAAGAAACAGGTAAGATGCGTGTCTTCTCCAGAAAAACAGTCGTAGAAGAAGTAGAAGATACACAACAAGAACTTTCAATAGATGAAGCAAAAGAAATTAACCCAAATTATGAAGTTGATGATATCGTTGAAGTGGAAGTAACTCCTAAGAATTTTGGACGAATCGCTGCTCAGGCTGCTAAACAAGTTGTCACACAGCGTGTAAGGGAAGCGGAGCGGGGGGTTATTTATTCGGAGTTTGCTGACCGTGAAGAAGATGTGATGACAGGAATCATTCAGCGAAAAGATCCGCGTTTTGTGTATGTTAACCTCGGTAAAATAGAAGCAAAGCTGGCTGAATCGGAACAGATGCCGACGGAAGAATACAACATTCACGATCGTATTAAAGTGTTTGTAACAAAAGTTGAAAACACAAGTAAGGGTCCGCAAATCTATATTTCAAGGTCACATCCAGGTTTATTGAAGCGACTATTTGAAATGGAAGTTCCTGAGATATATGATGGTATTGTAGAAATAAAATCCGTTGCCAGAGAAGCTGGAGATCGCTCGAAAATTTCTGTTTATGCAAGAGACCCAGAAATTGACCCGGTTGGCTCTTGCGTTGGGCAAAAAGGGCAACGTGTGCAAGCGATTGTTAATGAACTGAAAGGTGAAAAAATTGATATCGTGGAATGGTCGGATGATCCAACTATTTATGTATCTAACGCATTAAGCCCTTCAAAGGTTATTAAGGTATTGGTGAATGAAGAAGAAAAAGCAACAAAGGTCATTGTACCTGATTATCAATTATCGCTTGCAATTGGAAAACGTGGACAGAACGCACGTCTTGCCGCCAAGCTGACTGGTTGGAAAATAGACATAAAAAGTGAGTCTGAAGCGAAGGAAGAAGGATTGCTCGACGAAACTGACGAAGCCTATTCTGACAATGAAGAAAGTTTGTTTGAATAA
- the rimP gene encoding ribosome maturation factor RimP, protein MSSKVVKTTEELVLPILEQKNLELVDIEYVKEGKNWFLRVYIDKDGGVDITECGEVSEQLSERLDEADPISEAYFLEVSSPGVERPLKTKRDIANSINQYIHVKLYEPINGEKTYEGELINYSDDVLTVEYRVKTRKKTVEIPFDKIAKARLAVKF, encoded by the coding sequence TTGAGCTCGAAAGTAGTTAAAACAACGGAAGAATTGGTTCTCCCTATTTTAGAACAAAAAAACCTTGAATTAGTAGACATTGAATATGTAAAAGAAGGAAAGAACTGGTTTCTCCGCGTTTATATTGATAAAGATGGCGGCGTGGATATCACAGAATGTGGTGAAGTATCAGAGCAATTAAGTGAACGGTTGGATGAAGCCGATCCGATTTCTGAAGCTTATTTCCTAGAGGTTTCTTCACCAGGCGTAGAGCGCCCTTTAAAAACGAAACGAGATATTGCTAATAGTATTAATCAATACATCCATGTTAAATTATACGAACCGATCAATGGTGAAAAAACGTATGAAGGTGAGTTAATCAATTATTCGGACGATGTGTTAACAGTCGAATATAGAGTGAAAACGCGTAAAAAAACAGTAGAAATTCCATTTGATAAGATAGCCAAAGCCAGATTGGCTGTAAAGTTCTGA
- the infB gene encoding translation initiation factor IF-2, which produces MSKMRVYEYAKQNNISSKAVVAFLKENNVDVTNHMSTIAQNEIAKLDEHFKKTKQEAKSTDDSASKTEIKSKSNLNQRTKANQATSKKRQYKQDKSNNKHQKQQGKPAKGKKTKGNNKIAAKEPVEKKETPKEIKYHGTLTVSELADKLNKDTSEIIKKLMFLGVMATKNQDLDDDAIELICAEFGVEVEKEIILEDTDLDKYIAEDKPEDLVERPAVVTIMGHVDHGKTTLLDSIRHTKVTAGEAGGITQHIGAYQVENDGKKITFLDTPGHAAFTSMRSRGAQVTDVAILVVAADDGVMPQTVEAINHAKAAEVPIIVAVNKIDKETANPNRVMQELTEYGLVPEDWGGDTIFVNISAIKGEGIDELLEMIILVSEVEELKANPNKPAFGTVIEAELDKGRGSVATLLVQNGTLHVSDSIVVGSTYGRVRAMVNDIGQRVTEAGPSTPVEITGLNDVPQAGDQFLVFRDEKKARQIGEARQQKQIQENRSEQTKVSLDDLFEQIKQGDMKEINIIIKADVQGSAEALASSLQKIEVEGVNIKIIHSGVGAITESDVILAAASNAVVIGFNVRPDVNAKKAAEREKVDVRLHRVIYKAIEEVESAMKGLLDPEYEEKTIGQAEVRETFKVSKVGTIAGCYVTDGKITRNSGVRLIRNGVVQFEGEIAALKRFKDDVKEVAQNYECGITVKNFNDIKEGDIIEAFVMEEIKR; this is translated from the coding sequence ATGAGTAAAATGCGTGTATATGAATATGCAAAACAAAATAATATTTCAAGTAAAGCAGTAGTTGCATTTTTAAAAGAAAACAATGTTGATGTTACAAATCATATGTCAACTATTGCACAGAATGAGATAGCAAAGCTTGATGAACATTTTAAAAAAACGAAGCAAGAAGCAAAATCTACCGATGATTCAGCTTCAAAAACTGAAATTAAATCAAAATCAAATCTAAACCAGCGAACGAAAGCAAATCAAGCTACATCAAAAAAACGCCAATATAAACAGGACAAATCGAATAACAAACATCAAAAGCAACAAGGAAAGCCAGCGAAAGGTAAGAAAACGAAGGGAAATAATAAGATAGCAGCTAAAGAACCGGTAGAAAAGAAGGAAACTCCAAAGGAAATTAAGTATCACGGTACGCTAACGGTAAGCGAATTAGCTGATAAATTGAATAAGGATACATCAGAAATTATAAAAAAGCTAATGTTCCTTGGCGTAATGGCTACAAAAAATCAAGACTTAGATGATGATGCTATTGAGTTGATTTGTGCAGAATTCGGTGTAGAGGTTGAAAAAGAAATCATTCTTGAAGATACAGACTTAGATAAATATATCGCCGAGGATAAGCCGGAAGATTTGGTTGAAAGGCCTGCCGTTGTTACTATTATGGGGCATGTCGATCATGGAAAAACAACTTTGCTGGACTCTATCCGTCACACAAAAGTAACAGCAGGAGAAGCTGGTGGTATTACACAACATATAGGTGCTTACCAAGTTGAAAATGATGGCAAGAAAATCACTTTTCTAGATACTCCAGGTCACGCTGCGTTTACCAGCATGCGCTCACGTGGTGCGCAAGTTACGGACGTTGCAATACTTGTCGTTGCTGCTGATGATGGAGTGATGCCGCAAACTGTAGAAGCGATCAATCATGCAAAGGCTGCCGAAGTACCAATTATTGTAGCGGTTAACAAAATTGATAAAGAAACTGCTAACCCGAACAGAGTCATGCAGGAACTAACAGAATATGGACTAGTCCCTGAAGATTGGGGTGGGGATACCATTTTTGTAAACATCTCTGCTATCAAAGGAGAAGGTATTGACGAATTATTAGAAATGATTATACTTGTCTCGGAAGTTGAAGAATTAAAAGCAAATCCAAACAAGCCTGCTTTTGGTACGGTAATAGAGGCAGAACTTGATAAAGGAAGAGGTTCAGTAGCCACATTACTTGTGCAAAATGGTACACTTCATGTAAGTGATTCGATCGTTGTTGGAAGTACGTATGGTCGTGTTCGTGCAATGGTTAATGATATTGGTCAACGTGTAACAGAAGCTGGACCGTCAACTCCTGTGGAAATAACAGGGCTTAATGATGTACCGCAGGCTGGCGATCAATTCCTTGTGTTTAGAGATGAGAAAAAAGCTCGGCAAATTGGGGAAGCAAGACAACAAAAGCAAATCCAAGAAAACCGCAGTGAACAAACGAAAGTTAGTTTAGACGATTTGTTTGAACAAATTAAACAAGGCGATATGAAAGAAATTAATATTATTATTAAAGCAGATGTTCAAGGATCAGCCGAAGCACTTGCTTCTTCCTTGCAAAAAATCGAAGTAGAAGGCGTCAATATTAAAATTATCCACTCCGGTGTAGGTGCTATCACCGAATCAGATGTTATTTTAGCTGCTGCCTCCAACGCGGTAGTTATCGGCTTTAATGTGCGACCAGATGTCAATGCAAAAAAAGCAGCAGAACGTGAAAAGGTAGACGTCAGACTGCATCGCGTTATTTATAAAGCAATAGAAGAAGTTGAGTCAGCAATGAAAGGTTTGCTTGATCCGGAGTATGAAGAAAAAACCATCGGTCAAGCAGAAGTAAGAGAAACATTTAAAGTATCAAAAGTTGGTACCATAGCTGGTTGTTATGTAACAGACGGGAAAATTACCAGAAATTCCGGTGTACGTTTAATTCGTAATGGTGTTGTTCAATTTGAAGGCGAGATTGCAGCATTGAAACGCTTTAAGGATGATGTAAAAGAAGTAGCGCAAAATTATGAATGTGGAATTACGGTTAAAAACTTTAATGATATTAAAGAAGGAGATATCATCGAGGCGTTTG
- a CDS encoding L7Ae/L30e/S12e/Gadd45 family ribosomal protein, with product MKNNYLNILGLAFRAGKCTLGEEAIIKDIRTNRAKLILLASDIGPQTKKKLTDKCKTYEIPYAIVDDRETLSKAIGKTQRVAIAILDAGFAVKLRSLLGE from the coding sequence ATGAAAAATAACTATCTGAATATACTTGGTCTTGCTTTTAGAGCTGGCAAATGCACGCTTGGAGAAGAGGCCATTATTAAAGATATTCGTACCAATCGCGCAAAATTAATCTTATTAGCTAGCGACATTGGTCCACAAACGAAAAAAAAACTAACGGATAAATGTAAAACCTATGAAATACCATATGCCATAGTAGACGATAGAGAAACGTTATCGAAAGCTATTGGGAAAACCCAAAGAGTAGCAATTGCGATTTTAGATGCAGGGTTTGCTGTTAAGTTAAGGTCGTTACTCGGGGAATAA
- the rnpM gene encoding RNase P modulator RnpM yields MIKKRKIPTRRCVVTNEMKPKKELIRIVRNKEGEVFVDPTGKKNGRGAYLSKDIAVIDQAEKTNVLNKHLNATVDAAIFTELRELVAGANDEK; encoded by the coding sequence ATGATAAAGAAGCGAAAAATTCCCACTCGTAGATGTGTCGTGACGAACGAAATGAAACCGAAAAAGGAATTAATCCGTATTGTTCGTAATAAAGAGGGAGAAGTGTTTGTGGATCCAACTGGTAAAAAAAATGGGAGAGGGGCTTACCTCTCAAAAGATATAGCAGTAATCGATCAAGCGGAAAAAACGAATGTGTTAAACAAACACTTAAATGCTACCGTTGATGCTGCCATTTTTACAGAACTCAGAGAACTGGTAGCAGGTGCAAATGATGAAAAATAA